The Phycisphaerae bacterium DNA segment CTGCCGCTCAGATACCCGGAATTCGGACGATATGAGGGACGTTGGGTCTACATGCCCGGCAAGGTGAGCCGCGAGATGGTAAGGGGTGTCCGCGACCTGGCCAAGGGGCTGACACGCTTCGCCGCCGCGATCACGGCAGGGGCCCGGACACAGAAGCAACTGGACAGCGAGTTCCGCTATCGCGTCGCCGGCAAATTGGAGACCTTCGTGCGCGAAGCGGCGCCGACAAGCGCCCCATCCCCTTGGCGCGTCATGGCGGCCACTCTGCCTTCGTGAGCAATCGTGATTAACCCGGCCTCATTTCACGCCTGACCGGGTCGTAAACATGGCGACGGCCGGTTTCGAGGGCGGCGGCGGCCATGATCGTGGCCACGGCGTGCTGATGTCCGTATTCGATGTCGGCGTTCGGTCGCTTCCGGGAGCGGATACAGTCGATCCAGTTACCCATATGCGACTCGCTCGGCTCGGCCTGAAGCGGACGGGCCGGCATCTTCTTGACTCCCGCACCGCCCTCGCCTGAAACGACCCACTTCTCCAGATCCATGGTCGCCTCGGTGCCGCACAGGTCGAAATGCACCCCATGGCTGTTGGCCAGACCCATGCCCCAACTCATCAGGAAACCTTCCGGATAGTCCAGCAGTGCGTGGAACGTATCGGTGTGCTCGCGACCATCCTTCCAGACGTAGATCCCCCCATGGGCAACTGCGCTGGTCGGATACTTCGCGCCGGTGACCATGTGGACCGAGTCGGAGTAATGGGCCATCCAGAGACCCGACAGACCGTTGGTGCACAACTTGTAGAAATGCCACTGACGGAGCAGGCTCGGATCGAATGGGCGCTTGGGCCGGTTGAACAGGAAGGCATCCCAGTCAACGTCGCTCTGTTTGCAGTCGGCGTACGACCGCGCCCATCGCGGGTGATTCACGTTCATCGCCGCCGAGATCCTGTTCAGCTTGCCAAGGATCCCGGTAGAGAACTCTTTGGCCGCCCCTTTGAAGCGGCCCTCGCTGCGACGCTGGGTGCCTACCTGGACGACTCGCTCATGCTTACGAGCGAGATCAAGTGCCTGGTTGGCCTCGGCGATCTCCATCGACATCGGCTTTTCCACGTAAACGTCCTTGCCGGCCTTCAGCGCCTCAATCATGATCGGCGTGTGGCCGAAGTCAGGCGTCGCGATCACCACTGCGTCAACGTCATCAAGAGCCAGAATGTCGCCGAATCGCGTCGACGCCCGCGGCTGCTTGCCGAACCACTCCTTGACCTTGGCGGCGGCAACGTTCAGATTGACTTTCCAGACGTCGCAAACGGCGGTAATCTCGGCATTACGATCCTTGGCCACGTCGTGGATATCCTGCATCAACTGGCTGCCCCTGCCACCACAGCCGATGATGCCGATCGAAACCCGATCATTGGGGCCGATTCGACGGCTCTTGGCCGCGGACGCTCCCGCGGCCAGACCGGTGCCCCTGGTCGCCGCGCAACCGCCGACCGCCGCCAGACCGGCAGCGGCAACTGTGGTCCCGGACAGGAGCTTGCGACGACTGAATCGACTATCTGACATGGGATTCCTCCAAGTAGCGATTACTTTTCGATCCTTAACCGGACTTGAGACGTTTCTCCAGCTCTCGGCAAAGCTTGTCAAACGACGGCGACCTTCGACGACACAATGCCAGATCCATTTTCGAGGTCATGGCCGGTTGATCCACCGTCTCGCTGTACTTGATACCCTTGAAATGCCGCTGAATCCAACTCTTTCCGTGCCGAGCATCTTCCGGCGAGGACGGAACCGGCTCGTCCGGCGGCATCTCGATGTAGTCGCGTAAGGACTCCGCGGCGGCAACAAACCAGGTTTCGTACTCAATGTTCGCCAGAACGTAGGTGATGTCGAAATCCGGCCTTGCCGCGAGTCCACTCTCCAGCAGCTTCGGCCCCAACTCGCACGGCGGTTTCGGATCAGGATCTCGATCGAGCAGAACCAGAATCAAGCAAGGGTCCGGACTTGGTTGGCCCGTGGTAAGTTTCAAAACGGCCAGCGATATCGCTCTCGACAAGCCCTCTTGCGTCCCCAGTTGGGATCGCGGCCTGCGGATGGGCTGCAAGACGTCGATGTACTCGCCCCCGAGTTGCTCCGTCCACAGTCGCATGAACAGCGGACGTATGGCTTGGAATTCACCATACCCCTCAACGATCGGAGCAACTCGCAGCCGACTCACAAGTCCCCCTCGTCTCCAAAATCGATTTCAAGCTGCCGCCGCAGGTCCTCGGAATCCGGCTGCAACTGGTCCATGCGAAGCAACTCTCCGGCCGTGTAGAGATGGTTCCTGATGGACTGAAGACTTGCGGCATCCGCGCTCGCGATCTCCGTGGTACCCTGCCGCGCCTGTGCCACCAGCAGTCCAGTCGTAGCGGGATCGAGTTGGTCGAGCAGGTCCGGGCTGTGCGTGCTCAGAAGAATCTGGGTACGTGTGGCGGCTTCCTGAAGAGAGTCCATAAGAGCACCCGCAGCAGCGGGGTGCAGAGCGGTCTCGGGTTCCTCAATCCCAATCAGGCTTGCGGGGTGCGTCCGATCCGCCAACTGTGTGACGGCCACGAGCGTGCCCAGTGCTCTCAGCGTTCCGTCCGACATGCTGGCGGCATAGAACTTCCATGGGAGATCGGAACCGGCGATTTCCTGGCGGAACTCCAGGGTTTCGCGGGGCCCCAGTGACACCCGGTCCACGTCCGTGACGCCCGGAACAATCGTACACAGATGTGACCTGATCCGATCTTTGACCTGAGGCTGGTCGGAACCCAATCTGGCGATCACGCTGGCAATATTGCTGCCGTCCCGGTGGAGCAGGTCACCCGCGTCGGGGCTTTGTAGTTCCTTCATCGCATCAGGATTCAGGTTGTAGAAGCCCATCGACGTTAATTGGTCGTAGACCTGTCGGAAAGCAGGTAAGCCGGCGGCAACAACAAGATAGAGTCGATCGGGCGAGACAGGCGGCATGTTCTCGCTCTGGGAGACGAGAGTACCTTCCCTTACTGAGTACTCGGCGGCGAGGTTGCTGTTGGCTTTGAAGACTTTGAGATACTCTCGCTTGACAACGAAGCCGCCTCGCGGGCGCGCACCGATCTCGAATCCATACCGGGCTTCATGCCAATCAGGCAAGGCCATCTCAAGCTCAATGGCAAAGTTGCGAGGATGTCCAGTGCTGCGTCGCCGGACGGCATCGATGCCTCCTCTCGCCTTGATCGCATGATCGAGCGATCCCTTCAGGCTTTCAGCGACGAAACGCAAAGTATCCAGGAAGTTGCTTTTCCCAGAGCCGTTTCGCCCCACCAGGATCGTCAGCGGCCGCAGTTG contains these protein-coding regions:
- a CDS encoding Gfo/Idh/MocA family oxidoreductase — translated: MSDSRFSRRKLLSGTTVAAAGLAAVGGCAATRGTGLAAGASAAKSRRIGPNDRVSIGIIGCGGRGSQLMQDIHDVAKDRNAEITAVCDVWKVNLNVAAAKVKEWFGKQPRASTRFGDILALDDVDAVVIATPDFGHTPIMIEALKAGKDVYVEKPMSMEIAEANQALDLARKHERVVQVGTQRRSEGRFKGAAKEFSTGILGKLNRISAAMNVNHPRWARSYADCKQSDVDWDAFLFNRPKRPFDPSLLRQWHFYKLCTNGLSGLWMAHYSDSVHMVTGAKYPTSAVAHGGIYVWKDGREHTDTFHALLDYPEGFLMSWGMGLANSHGVHFDLCGTEATMDLEKWVVSGEGGAGVKKMPARPLQAEPSESHMGNWIDCIRSRKRPNADIEYGHQHAVATIMAAAALETGRRHVYDPVRREMRPG
- a CDS encoding DUF4276 family protein produces the protein MSRLRVAPIVEGYGEFQAIRPLFMRLWTEQLGGEYIDVLQPIRRPRSQLGTQEGLSRAISLAVLKLTTGQPSPDPCLILVLLDRDPDPKPPCELGPKLLESGLAARPDFDITYVLANIEYETWFVAAAESLRDYIEMPPDEPVPSSPEDARHGKSWIQRHFKGIKYSETVDQPAMTSKMDLALCRRRSPSFDKLCRELEKRLKSG
- a CDS encoding AAA family ATPase, with the protein product MGEIQHELMPRGNPGEPFIRRVRIRNYKSLGKCDIQLRPLTILVGRNGSGKSNFLDTLRFVAESLKGSLDHAIKARGGIDAVRRRSTGHPRNFAIELEMALPDWHEARYGFEIGARPRGGFVVKREYLKVFKANSNLAAEYSVREGTLVSQSENMPPVSPDRLYLVVAAGLPAFRQVYDQLTSMGFYNLNPDAMKELQSPDAGDLLHRDGSNIASVIARLGSDQPQVKDRIRSHLCTIVPGVTDVDRVSLGPRETLEFRQEIAGSDLPWKFYAASMSDGTLRALGTLVAVTQLADRTHPASLIGIEEPETALHPAAAGALMDSLQEAATRTQILLSTHSPDLLDQLDPATTGLLVAQARQGTTEIASADAASLQSIRNHLYTAGELLRMDQLQPDSEDLRRQLEIDFGDEGDL